The stretch of DNA tttctctaaaaaaattctaaaaacaaTCTTACACTGCCAGTAAGTGACGTAAACGAACAGAAAcgttatatacaattttacttATACATATTAGCCAATTATATCACATTAATTATTCCTCATGAATTTTCCTTTCTCCGTGCGCGGCTTGctataaatatcaaataagTTTTAACTAATTATCAAGAATAAAGAGATCAGATTTTTACCTTTCTATCTAAATCCGCGAATAAGAATTTACTTTGTAGAATATCAATCTATTGACACTAgcttttttatatgtatatggcAGCCTTGTAactacatttttaaaaattttgcttGGCAATTAATTTGTCTGAATTGTTTATTACCCGTGTTTTATACTAGAACatcaattgttaattaaacgctTAGGCCCTTTTTTTCTTGCTATAGGTATTACTAAACATAAATCTTGATATTATACATGCGCATATCAAGACAAACTTTGAAAATCGATCAATTATGACTGGCATACGTTTACAAaactattacaaaaaaaatcatcaagcataaattttgttttaaataataaattaatcaataaaaaattaataaaaaataaaaaggcagATTCATTCGCTTGATTCATTCTTTAAAACGAGATACGTAAATcgctaaattattatataacaacATCACACTGTAACATTTAAGGGTAAAATTGCATTCATATATGttgcatattaaaaagaaatataaagcaATACTGAGTGCTttcaatgataaaattaacttgtttctctctttgtttttATGGAATGTATCATGCAAGAGTTAACAttcatttttgaaagaaataagacTTTTTAAATTGAGAATTGCTTATAGCTACGATAAGTcatcgatttaaattaaattttttaatcgttttttttttgtttgttactTCACAATGAACTCGTTCGCTACCAACTAATCAACATACAAACGATCTTGTTTTTTGTACAGACTAACGAATCATACACAACTCTGACAAGGCTCTACGATTAGTTTAAAACACAAAAGACTACTCGGATCTTAAGCATCAGAACGAACTATGTATATAAAGACGttgtaattaagaaaaaaaaattttaaagtaatattaaaattacatttttggtCTCGGTGGCGAACGtgttaattgatttaattgccaagtaaattatgttaaaatctGAAAGCTTGGAGACCTATTAACAAGTtgctaacaaaaaaaagaagtgttCTCTATCATCATATACAATAGTATATGTAACAGTTGCGCTCAGTCGTACCATGTGTCCCGATACGTGCGTACTTGAGCGCAAGTATGAGACTACAATGGCCCTACATTAATCAACGTAATTGGTGTTCATCCTTGTGTAATCAACAGTGATCTGTTGACGCTCGAAAATTCGCTTACCTACATAAAGCTAGAAATGGACGTTTACAtacatctaaataaattaaaaattaaagaaaaatcacgTACTACTTTATACAATTCGCTAGCAaaggcaaataaataaattgcttcTTAAAATGTATCTAGAACAGCTGAAGATCGGGGggaggggtttttttttttttcctttcatcATGTtatgataaatgtaattacaGCTAAGTATAGATCGCATATTCTCATAGCAAATACGTTACGTTGGCTTGCAGCGAACGGAAAGACTGTTTAAAATGCGTTGGAATAGAGATTGAGTTGTTTAATATATCGAAAGTTGTCTCTAgggggaaaaggggggagggaggaagatCCTCAAATTTCGACGTATTAGTTTTTGATTGATGctagcaaataaattttagttaaatatCGCATTACGTCATATTGAATGTGTTAAATATGAAGTTCATATtttcgcgtattaaaattttttacgaggtttaataatataataagacATAACCTCACAGAGGCTGTCGAACGGGATAGACTCGCTAACCCTTTCACCGCTCTTAGAGCGTTGTAGAAGAATGcctcttgttctttttttttttaccgcaaaAAAGTATATATCTACGTAAATATAAACTTCCTAACTGCACTGTTTCAGCCTTTCGAGACGCAGGCAGTGAAAGGGTTAGATATATTCTAGTTTTGCGGCTGTGCTTTCTTACCACCACGTGGCTTGATGCTTTCAGAAATCTGCCACATTGCCTCCTCACAGAGGAAATCACTGAAGTTGTTGAAAAACGTCATAATGCGTTCATGCTTTTTGAAAGAGTACGTGCtataagataatattaataattacagtaTCGCATTGAGAGCTTACGTCAAGTTAGGTCGGTAAAGAAACACTTACCCTTTCTTAaatcttttcatattttcaacaatattaaattgttgcCATCTCTTGGAAAAATTTATAGTGCCATCTGGTAATAAATCGCTATTTCCAATATGCACAAACGTAAGATCTTGCAAAACAAGTCCgctaaaacaaataaaatgcacacatatatttatatatatttacgtaaaattaaaaaaaaaaaaaaaagaaaaaaataacacagtatataaaattttatatttttaaccaaTGATAAAACTTGTATTCTTACATATAAGGAATACACGGCGGCTGCGTTTCTGCTAGAGCTTGTCTATAAGCTCGGAAACTACTAGAGCTATCAATGAGAGCACAATATTCTTTGAGACCTTCCGTAATATGCTTTTGCCATTCAAGTCTCCTAATAGGTGCACTATCTAATGCAGATAATAATGCAAGAtagctattaaaattattaatcttccTAAGATGCTTCATTATCTTAATGAATTTCACGACAtatttttctctatctttTGCTTCATTTTCTAATCGATGTTCTAATATCCTAGATCGTGCCCAATAtgacattttattaaagtgtTCAGTAAATCTCGTGAGATTCGGGCTTCTCTCTTCGTTTTGTTCTTGCGCCCAAATTAGCACTTCCggtatttctattttcataaataagtCGGCATCGAGTAATGTCATTTGTTCTGCAATCTGTTCGCTTTTAAAATCTAATAAGGAAGCTTGTTTCGTTGTTACACTTAGAGACGATAGAATTGGTTGTGCTGCTTGTAATTGCTTCATAGTGTGCTTCTCTAAAATTTTAACTCGCAACGCTTTGGCCATAGTGAGATCTCCGCTGCATACTAATTGTTGTACAAATTCCATTAAAGTTTGCAGAAGAATATCATCAAGATCAGATATTCTGTAAAATGAGTTAAACACCGTGAAAAGTAAAAACTtgagaatataataaataaatttgtataataattttaacttacGTTAAATCGCTAACGACTCTAACGAGTAAAGAAAATGCTTCACGCGCGGCTCTTTGCTTGACAACGTCTGGAGAACATGAGAAACGTTGATGACGTTTATGtaatttacgaattaattCTAATGGTTGTATGAAAGTTCTGTACGTTGTTAAAAACGCTTCTTGGTACAGGAAATCTGCAAaaagtgtattattttattaaaatttaagtagtattttttttatataaaactaaatttttatctttattaacgcaaaattatatttcaaatattttatcagtACCTGATTCTTTTTCGTCTAtgcagcataaaaaaattaataatataataagtaaTAGTAGAGATAATTAGTATATAACGCGCGCAAGACACGTGTTTTCTAGTatcaagtaaattaaaaaatataccaTGTTTATTTGCTTTTGTTGCGTGGATTAATAATGCATCTGGATGCCCACCGCGTACGTCTGGACCATCTTCATCGGGCTTTTTAAATACTAAGTATTTGCTAATATCTAATTCATCTAAAATGCTATCGTCTTGATCGATATCCCTTAATTCAAGAGTATTTTCATCAACTGATATGGAAGAAAGTGCGTTACTAGCAGGTCTAGATGACGGTAATACTGTATCCATAATGACattattctgaaaaaaaaaaaaaattacgattatattaatgtttaatgGCTATTACTTtcataataataacgtaataaaattattacattaatgtttaCCAATTTTACTGGAGTGGAAGGTGTAACATCTTTCTTATCTTGTACGTATACTGGCTCTTCTGTTTTTAAAGGTGTTGATGTCACGATAGAATCCGAGTTATGAATACTTTGCATGCTAACAGTGGGTTTTGGCGATATTGGCGGAGGTGTAATGTTTGATTTAATGGAACGAGATCTCTTTGGTGGTAACGCCGGAGGCAGACTAGAATGATTTGTTGTCTCTACTGAGCTCGGTGTCGTAGTTACAGAAAGGCTAAaagagaaatacatttttaaaataatcttaccTTCTTAAACAATATTTCTCGCTTACATTTGTATGCAGTGCATATAGAGATGCTACAAACTACTAAAGTTATTTTACCTATTTATTGAAAACCTTACTATCTATACAACGAGAGAGCAAATAAagataacaaatatatatatatatgtatatatatagctTATGTAATACCTTGAGCTGTCGTGTAGAGCAGTCACAGTATGCGTCATAAAGGAACACGATTGAGTTGTAGTAAGGGACATCTCGTGCTGCTGCCATTCTGCTTGCATCGAATTGTAAGCTGCTACAGAATGTCGAGTACCAAGACCAGAGATGAAGTCATTATTACTGTGGGAGCAGTTTCCGAACATCTCCATGTACGCCATAACTGAAATGTGCAAGTATGCAAGTAAACGGAGCaacgtaaattttattgaaaagaaTAACTCttgttattataaattatttggtataaaactgaatttttttaatggcatGTAATACAATCAGTAAATGCAAGCACGATGTGTaccgcaataaaatattaaagcacATGATATGTAGATCGCAATGAGAACACTGATGCACAAACAAGTCTTGtgtaattgttattttaataactcacgtataaaaataaaaaaaaaaaaacttactggaATGAGAGTGGAATCTTTTAAACAGCATTTTATAACTGTGAATATTCTACGTCAGCAACTTGTGCACAATAGAAACAGGTGCAGCAATCGACTTAATTAAAAGTGTTACATAAGTTAAGAAGACTTCACTTAAACAATTCTCGCATTTCAATATTTACTACATTATTTTAGCTCTAAATCCGTTTGTCTTGACATAAGAATGGAAACTAAACTATATGTCTGTTATATGTCTATGAAGCTCTAACTATTAACCGACCATTAATGTGAAAGGTCAAAGTAATTAGAAAGAAATGATGACACCCACATACATTCGTCAGAACTGATTCACTTGTATGGATGAATGCATAGAATTGAGTAAAACAGAGAGTTTTCgtatcttaaatataaaatacgtgttctgaaaattataaaaatgtcatTTTTAACGTATAATATCGATTGAAAGCATtttcgataataatattatgttcTGCATCATAGCTAAAACCTTAGTACGATTGGATCTAtgatgcaaattaaaaataagccAAAAATAagctgtaattattaataaaaattcaagctCAATATCAAacaatgaaatattataaaaaaatgtcggAGATAAAGgaatcaaaatataaaaataataaacatgCCGCAAGAGAAGCCTGGAATTAAAATCTGGTATGAATGTGTGAAACGTAAGGTATTAACTTAGCGTGAAAATGTTTGCCGGGGGGATAGTTGAATTATGTGGGCAGGATCCCACTTACCAGAATATGCCACTGATTGGAACACTGGGGGATACAAAACATTGCATCAGTTTTAACCTACTACCAAAATGTAGTTTGGAAATGTctactatattattttattatttgcgcgttgataatttgtattaaacatAGAGaacgttataattattctgATTATTATACTAGATTACAAGGAGTATTTGTTAAGGTGGTAATTCTCAAAGTTCACGTTTCTTAAAATTGACGATAGAAAAGTAAAGCACCAATCATTAACGTTATCGAATTCTACTGGTTTCCTTCTTCTCgtcatattaataaatattaaaaagataactTACTATGCCGCTTCTTTAGAGGTAGGGGAGGTGGTTTGTTGGCGTCCGTACTATCTCCGTTACTAGTATGCAAAGTGCATGTGGATAAATGCTCGTTTTCTGGTACATTGTCGTACTGCGATGGTTGACGCTCTTTTCTTCGCTTGGATCGTTTTTCAGGCAATGCTGGAGGTGTTCCGTTAGCATCGGATGGAACTACCGATTCTATTTCCTACGTACGTCATAGAGATATTCAacgattatataaaattaaaaaaaaaaaaaaataacaatacaGAAACATAAAACATAACAACACACACATTTACCAATTTTTCTAATGAAGCTGGGTCCCCATTTCCAGATACGTTAGTTGTGCTAGTAGTACTTTTCGAACTACTCATCGTCTTCTGTGTAAAAATAGAGCCGTTACTGTCCGAGGATAGTTTGGTCTGAGAAAACGACTGCTGCTGTGCACTAAACGATTGAGAATTATAACTAATGCTGCTCTGCTGTGACGATCTCTTGGATGTCATACTAGACGCGGTATAACTTTGGGATGAACTTCGTTGAGAATGCATAGAAACAAAACCTGATTCCTGGGTTTGAGTAGATAATCGTTCCATCTTCCCTTCTATacctaaaacaaaattaattaaaaccaaaattaattcaaaaccatttaacgaaaaaaaaatacacatcAGGTTTTTCTTACGAAGCAACACTTTAACATTTTCCCAACTAAAATGAGATCTACGTGACATTTTACGAGGTATCCAAAAAAAGAACACTACGATGTaatgcgaaagaaaagaagagtaAGATTTTCTTGATCCCGTTGTGCTTTGGGCGAAGATCTATACGATACTGTTTATTCACGCGGTTGGAAGGTCGATACTACCTACGCAACTTGTTCCACTAACTATTTCCAGATAGCTTGCGTAATTTTAGCTCCCgcatttttcctttcctttacgaaaatttataaataatcatgagctctttaataaattaaagaactatgcaatttaacattataaataaattcatttattactcgtttaatattatttaattaatcaattttttttcataattaaattatgattataataaaaaaaattacacaccAGTGAACTGATTAAGCATTTCTTGAGGTGTTTGTTGACCTAGCAACATAGTACTTGGTATATTAGTTTCAGAACCATCCCAGCAATTACAGTTTGAAGTACCATTAACTTGCATGCCTACAATAACACACAGAGAATACATTATTGTGCAATAAAACGATCTGCATTCTAATAACGTTATAacaaatatctaaaaatatataaaaactatgGGCAAActagtttaatattaaaaatatatattacaataataacaCAATCCTCTTCGAGAATCGCtaataatagtttttattttaaaaatggcgtgaaaattaattatttcactatAAGCCGCAGTACACCATGTACCCAACAAAACGCCTAAAATATccttataatttatacttagCCTCATATGCTtcacacatttattaataaccaCAGTGTATgaagtgtaaaaaaatatctggTCTATACTAATCGCGGATTAAtataccttttctttttacatataaaaaaaaaatattttattcaaactaTGAGCAATAGAATCTCATTTAAACAGTTCGAATAAGTACACTGACTGCTGCTTCGAAACTATGGCAAGTAAAATGGGAAACTGATGTGCTGAGTAAGCGTTGACCATGGACCATTCATCTTACGTACATGGGAATGttaatttacgataattaGCGTCGTTCCAGAGACACACACGTTATCCACGGAAACTAAACTAAAGTATATAATCACGAAACGTTTGTAATTAGataagcgagagaaaaagccTTTGATGTGAAATGTTCGAACGatgaataaacatttaaattcgAATTACTCGAATTACCTTGGATAGTAGCCATGAGACTTAGGTCCATACTGTCATTTAAAGATTCGTCATTTGGTCCCATTATGGCTCGAATCTCGTCCTCGTCTCGGGAATGATTCAGAGCCGAATCCAAACTACCAGCCGACGCGCTCAGAAGAGACGACGAATCCTCTGGGGACCGACTACGGAGCGATACCCTATCGAGACTAGATGTCAGAAGACCTTCCGACTCGTCGTGGAGCTGTTGGGCCCTCGTTCTTCTCTTCGGCGGCAACGGAGGCGGTGTGCCAGAAGAGCTGTTTTCCTCCGACAAACATACATTTGTTCTACAAGGGATCGAGCATTTCTACGTTCAAGCTTCCGACAAGAAATGATTTATCGttgttatttttgttacatcgGGACGAGTGTTACCTGTCGGGCAGCGGTGGTTTCGGTGGTGGACTAGAATCCCGTAATATTGACTCGGAGCTGTGCGAGCTCCGAACCAAGCTGCTACTCGCTGCCGTCTGCTCCAAGATCTGTCGTTCTCTTGGCGTCAAAGGTATGTCCGGCAAAGAATTTCTTTGCGTTATTTCCGATCCGTACCCGGAAGTTCTACAATTTATAacgcattaatattttttttcttttttttcttttataatttttacagaataatttttcgttttaataaactgtattaaaaattcattcgCTGTTGCTGCAAATTacctattattatttgtagCTGTTGGAGGTTTTTGCTTGTTAGCGATCTTCTCATGCGCCAGAGCTACTAGATTTTTCACTGCCTCCTCAACCAGTCCAATAACGTGCGTCACGTTTTCGGTGTCCAAGGCGGAAGATTGATCACCGTGCAGCAATACATCGTCGCAGAGTTTCAGCAATTGTGCTAACGCCTGGTACACCTGATTCGTGGCGGATCCCAATGTAGAACTGCAACGCGCCAGAACATGTCGAGAATTTATAGAGGCATAAATCGACTCCGCTTTTCgcattacaatttaaattttaatacttctATTCGTCGCAATAAAGCGCGGGCCTCgcgatattacattttatttctttaaatatcgTTCCCGTCCTATTCTCATaaatcgattattaaaaaacaagaCCAATTGCGGAAAACTACCTGTTGTCGTAGAGTAGATAGGACTTCAATGCGTTATGTATCGTGGTAACGGTATCGAGGACGATCGTGCCGTTTCCGGGCAGCATCTCGAGCTTCTTCTTGGACACGACGTCCCGGAAGTGGAGCAACGCCAGCTGCACCTGCCGCACGTGGATATGCAAATCGCGCAAGGGATTCTTGTCCAGAGCGGTGCCGGAGTCGTTAGGGCCCGCGGTGTTCTTGTCCCTCGGCGTGCGCGGCGACGAGGGCGAGGCGGCCCTTGTGGCCGCCGCGctgcctccgccgccgccgccgccgctacCGCTACCAGGAGAACGCATATGGGAGAGCTTTTCCAGAA from Cardiocondyla obscurior isolate alpha-2009 linkage group LG04, Cobs3.1, whole genome shotgun sequence encodes:
- the C3g gene encoding guanine nucleotide-releasing factor 2 isoform X4; translated protein: MPQYDDSFLDSPRFRRRTRSYTVQKQFLPKSKSFHITTTPLLLAVTNHARTLSGSLSTCNLKEVEERFSGKARGGKLARRARSFKEDFLEKLSHMRSPGSGSGGGGGGGSAAATRAASPSSPRTPRDKNTAGPNDSGTALDKNPLRDLHIHVRQVQLALLHFRDVVSKKKLEMLPGNGTIVLDTVTTIHNALKSYLLYDNSSTLGSATNQVYQALAQLLKLCDDVLLHGDQSSALDTENVTHVIGLVEEAVKNLVALAHEKIANKQKPPTATNNNRTSGYGSEITQRNSLPDIPLTPRERQILEQTAASSSLVRSSHSSESILRDSSPPPKPPLPDRTNVCLSEENSSSGTPPPLPPKRRTRAQQLHDESEGLLTSSLDRVSLRSRSPEDSSSLLSASAGSLDSALNHSRDEDEIRAIMGPNDESLNDSMDLSLMATIQGMQVNGTSNCNCWDGSETNIPSTMLLGQQTPQEMLNQFTGIEGKMERLSTQTQESGFVSMHSQRSSSQSYTASSMTSKRSSQQSSISYNSQSFSAQQQSFSQTKLSSDSNGSIFTQKTMSSSKSTTSTTNVSGNGDPASLEKLVNEIESVVPSDANGTPPALPEKRSKRRKERQPSQYDNVPENEHLSTCTLHTSNGDSTDANKPPPLPLKKRHMFQSVAYSVMAYMEMFGNCSHSNNDFISGLGTRHSVAAYNSMQAEWQQHEMSLTTTQSCSFMTHTVTALHDSSSLSVTTTPSSVETTNHSSLPPALPPKRSRSIKSNITPPPISPKPTVSMQSIHNSDSIVTSTPLKTEEPVYVQDKKDVTPSTPVKLVNINNNVIMDTVLPSSRPASNALSSISVDENTLELRDIDQDDSILDELDISKYLVFKKPDEDGPDVRGGHPDALLIHATKANKHDFLYQEAFLTTYRTFIQPLELIRKLHKRHQRFSCSPDVVKQRAAREAFSLLVRVVSDLTISDLDDILLQTLMEFVQQLVCSGDLTMAKALRVKILEKHTMKQLQAAQPILSSLSVTTKQASLLDFKSEQIAEQMTLLDADLFMKIEIPEVLIWAQEQNEERSPNLTRFTEHFNKMSYWARSRILEHRLENEAKDREKYVVKFIKIMKHLRKINNFNSYLALLSALDSAPIRRLEWQKHITEGLKEYCALIDSSSSFRAYRQALAETQPPCIPYIGLVLQDLTFVHIGNSDLLPDGTINFSKRWQQFNIVENMKRFKKGTYSFKKHERIMTFFNNFSDFLCEEAMWQISESIKPRGGKKAQPQN
- the C3g gene encoding guanine nucleotide-releasing factor 2 isoform X5; this encodes MPQYDDSFLDSPRFRRRTRSYTVQKQFLPKSKSFHITTTPLLLAVTNHARTLSGSLSTCNLKEVEERFSGKARGGKLARRARSFKEDFLEKLSHMRSPGSGSGGGGGGGSAAATRAASPSSPRTPRDKNTAGPNDSGTALDKNPLRDLHIHVRQVQLALLHFRDVVSKKKLEMLPGNGTIVLDTVTTIHNALKSYLLYDNSSTLGSATNQVYQALAQLLKLCDDVLLHGDQSSALDTENVTHVIGLVEEAVKNLVALAHEKIANKQKPPTATNNNRTSGYGSEITQRNSLPDIPLTPRERQILEQTAASSSLVRSSHSSESILRDSSPPPKPPLPDRTNVCLSEENSSSGTPPPLPPKRRTRAQQLHDESEGLLTSSLDRVSLRSRSPEDSSSLLSASAGSLDSALNHSRDEDEIRAIMGPNDESLNDSMDLSLMATIQGMQVNGTSNCNCWDGSETNIPSTMLLGQQTPQEMLNQFTGIEGKMERLSTQTQESGFVSMHSQRSSSQSYTASSMTSKRSSQQSSISYNSQSFSAQQQSFSQTKLSSDSNGSIFTQKTMSSSKSTTSTTNVSGNGDPASLEKLVNEIESVVPSDANGTPPALPEKRSKRRKERQPSQYDNVPENEHLSTCTLHTSNGDSTDANKPPPLPLKKRHIMAYMEMFGNCSHSNNDFISGLGTRHSVAAYNSMQAEWQQHEMSLTTTQSCSFMTHTVTALHDSSSLSVTTTPSSVETTNHSSLPPALPPKRSRSIKSNITPPPISPKPTVSMQSIHNSDSIVTSTPLKTEEPVYVQDKKDVTPSTPVKLVNINNNVIMDTVLPSSRPASNALSSISVDENTLELRDIDQDDSILDELDISKYLVFKKPDEDGPDVRGGHPDALLIHATKANKHDEKESDFLYQEAFLTTYRTFIQPLELIRKLHKRHQRFSCSPDVVKQRAAREAFSLLVRVVSDLTISDLDDILLQTLMEFVQQLVCSGDLTMAKALRVKILEKHTMKQLQAAQPILSSLSVTTKQASLLDFKSEQIAEQMTLLDADLFMKIEIPEVLIWAQEQNEERSPNLTRFTEHFNKMSYWARSRILEHRLENEAKDREKYVVKFIKIMKHLRKINNFNSYLALLSALDSAPIRRLEWQKHITEGLKEYCALIDSSSSFRAYRQALAETQPPCIPYIGLVLQDLTFVHIGNSDLLPDGTINFSKRWQQFNIVENMKRFKKGTYSFKKHERIMTFFNNFSDFLCEEAMWQISESIKPRGGKKAQPQN